The Chromatiales bacterium DNA segment TACAGTTCGCCGCCACGCGAGACCAGTCGCAGGGTGCGCGCGTGCAGCTCGCGGCGCTGCGAGTCGAATCCGTCCTCGCGCTTGTGAATCGCCTCGGCACTGCGGTAGCTGTGGCAGAACAAGTTGTCGTGCCAGCGGGCCTCGGGACGCATGTCCCCGGCGAGACTCAGCAGCACATCCTCGCCGTTGCGAAGTTCGCCAAGATCAATGCCGAGCCGACCGGCAATCGCAATGCAGCGATCGAGCTGCGCGCGCGTGAAACAGAACACGCCCCAGAGCGTGTCGACCGGCCCGGTTCCGACCCAGCGCTCACCCGTTTCCAGAAAGCGCCCGCCACGGATTCCGGCCGGCGCACCGGGACGCGCAAGCAGACGTTCGACGAGTTCATAGATCGCCGCGGTCGACAGAAACACGTCGTCGTCAAACGACAGATAGAACTCGGCCGGGTGCTCCGCGCAGCGCAACCAGCGCACACCGACGCCAAAACGGCGCGGCTCATTGATCGCGACGATGCGTGGATCGTCATACGGGATGAACGCACGGACATCGATGGCCGTGTTCGAATTCGAGATTACGATGCGCTCGACGAACGGACAGGCGAGCGGCGCGCGCAGCAGGTGCGGCAGGTTCTGCGGACGCGTGTAGACCGGGATGACGACCGTGATTTTTGCCGCAGGCAACGGCCGGTCCGACAACGCAACAGCGTGCCCGCGCAGAAACCTTGCACGCCGCAGCCGGTAGGCCCACGAGCCGCCTGAGTTCTTCATTCTGGAATCGCCATGGGAGAGCCTGGCGGCATTCGACCGGTCCGGTGAATTCGCCACGCCTTTGACCAGGTTGATTGTTTCACCCACCGACAAGCATCCGCTATCACCGAAACGATCCGGCTCAGGGCGTCTCGCGGCCGTGGTCAAGAAGGTGGCGCACCCACAAATTCGTCAGGTGTTCGGAAAGACGGTTTTGCGCCTGACGCGCGGCGAGATTGTCCAGATCGATCCACTCCAGCGGCTGATCCTGCATGGCGCAGGCAAACACCGCGCGCGTGCGTTCACCGGTCTCCGGATCGATCTGCCATTGCAGGCACTGGCCGCACACCCCCTTGAGCATGCACTGCATGGGCGTTCCGACGGTACCGGTGATCGCCACATCCGGCGCGAAATGCGCGCGCAATTCCGAATGCCAGCGCCCCTGCAGGGCCGCGAGCAGCCCCGTAGAACCCATCACGTATACCTGTTCGATGCTGCCCGGCTTCCATTCGGCGCCAAACTCACCGGCGGCCGCGCGTTCGAGCAGCGCAATCACGTCGCCCTCGATCACGGAACGGTCGCCCGCACGCGCGTTTTCGATCGCCTCGCCGCGCGCGCAGGCCCACAGGATGCGATCGGCGGCCTGTTCGAGTTCCGCGCGCGCATAGCACTGCTCGCGCGAGCCATAGGCCGCGATGTAGTGCACGCGATTGCCGGCCGCGCGCAGCGCGGGGCCCAGGTCCAGCATCACGGCCGCGCCCCAGGCGCCGGCGATCACCAGCACGTCGCGGTCGCGCGGCAGGTGTGCCGGCGCGCCGGTCGGCCCCATCAGCACGACGGGTTCGTCGGCTTGCAGGCGCGCGGCGATTTCCGCATTCGCACCGCCGCGCAACAGCATGAGCCGAACCATGTCGCCGTCGACCCCGGCGCCGCTGACGGTCTGCACCGGAATCTGCACGCGCGTACCGTGCACGACCGGTGCCGCGTGTTCGTAGGTCTGGAGCCGGAAGAACTGCCCCGGTCGAAAGTTCGCCGCGGCCTGCGGCGCACGCACATGCAATTCAATCACACCCGGATCGCCCGTCAGCACGCGCGCCACCCGCGCGACGAGCCGCTCGCTCATGCGCGCATAAAATGCCCTGAGCTCACTTGCCTCGCCGTGACCATCGACGACCGGTGCACAATCCGCTATGGCCTTCAGTACATATGGATAGCTGCGTTGCGCGGAGGCGATCGCCTTGACCACGGAGCCGTGAAATACCGGGTGCGTATCACCGATGAACGTGACCGTGTGCCCGTTCGATGAATACGAGGTGAACGGGCCGAACTCGCGCGCCTTCGCATGCGCGGCGACATCCACCGGCTGTAGCTGGTCGTGATGACACACGTGCGGCAAAAAATGCCGGCCATCGAGCTGGAAGGTGCCGCGGTGCTCGGTCTCGTAGACGGTGTTCGGCGACGCACCGGCCGCGATCAGGACCGCCCGGGCCGGCAGCCGCAGCTCGCTCCACTTCTCCAGCCAGCGACCGTCCTCGGCACGTTCGCGGCGACGGAACACCACGGCCTCGACATGCTCGTGCTGATCGAGTTCGGCACGCAGCGGTTCCAGTGCTTCGGCGTAGTAGATGCCCTCTTCGAGCGCTCGCACGACCTCTTCATGATTGCGCAGATACGCGGGCGACTCGTTGAGACTGCGTCGATACGCAATCGTGACCCCGCCCCACCCGCGCAGCAGTGGCAGGAAATCGGGCGCGATGCCGGCCTGTTCCGCCTGCGCACGCACCGCGCGGACGGCACGCCCATGCGCGAGGAACTCGTCGAGCACGCCGTTGTTTTCGGCATCGAGCCGGGCGCGCGCCGCCGATTCCCCGATCGAATCAACCAGGCGTTCGTAGCGCGTGAGCGTCTTTTCGACCTGCACGACGTAGTAGGCCTGCACCTCGGTCGCGGCATCCACGGCGGTGAGTCCGCCGCCGATCACCACCGCCGGCAGGCGAACCTGAAGGTTGGCAATCGAATCGCGCTTCGCCGCACCCGTGAGCTGAAGCGCCATCAGAAAGTCATTCGCCTGACGCATGCCGCGCGCGAGCGAATGGCCCATCGGGATGACCTTCGGCAGCCCCGCACCGGTCGCGATGCAGACGTGATCAAAACCCTCGCGCCAGGCATCGTCGAGCGTCAGCGTGCCGCCGAGCCGCACACCGCCGAACGCCTGAAACGTCGCGCGGCGTGCGAGCGCGAGATGGATCAGTTTCAGGAAATTCTTGTCCCAGCGCACGGTGATGCCGTATTCGGCGACACCGCCGAAGCCCGACATGACACGAGATTCCAGCGGCTCTTCGAGCATCGCGTAATCGCGCACCGGCGCATCGAGCAACTCGCGCGGCAATGGTTCGAGCTTCAGCCCGTCGATGCCGACGACGGCGCAGCCCTCCATGCTCAGGTGATGCGCCATCGTGAAACCCGCCGGCCCCAGCCCCGCGATCAGCACCTTTGTGCCGTTATAGGACCGCATGCACGGCTGCGTCGCGCGCAGCGGATTGAATCGCGCCAGCAGATCGTAGAGTTCCACACCCCATGGCAGTGCAAGCACGTCGGTCAGCACGCGCGTCTCGATCTGCGGGATGTCGACCGGCTGCTGCTTCTGGTAGATGCAGGCCTTCATGCAATCGTTGCAGATCCGATGGCCCGTTGCCGGCAGCATCGGATTGTCGATCATCGCGACCGCGAGCGCGGCGATGGCATGACCGTCGCGCTTGAGCAGGTGCATCTCGGAGATCTTCTCGCCGAGCGGACACCCCGTCAGCACCTCGCCGAGCGGATTGACCTTGAGCCCGAGTTCGGGCGCGCCCTTCTTTTCGGGAAAACCCTTCGAGCAGAAGTCGCCGTCGTGATCGTGACAGAACACGCAGTAGTTGACCTCGGCCTGCACGTTGCGCCGATCCATGCGCGGATCGGTCAATGCAAAGCCGTCGCGCGGGCGATGGTTCACGGACGGTCCCTGGCGACGACGCAGTTCGTCACCGGGCACCGGCTCCAGCGCGACCAGCTGCGCGTGATCCACGCGTTGCGGACTACGGAAGCTGCGCCAGCCGGCCACCGCGGCCTGGCCGGCCGGGTCGCGCTGGGCAAGCACGCACCAGTGCAACAACGTTGAAGCTTCGGGGCTGCTCGCATCCAGTCCCATCGCATACTGCGCAATGGCATGTTCGCGATCGCTGCCTTCGAGACCGGCATCGGCCAGCAGGCGGTCGAGCGCGGCGTCCAGCGCGGCAAAGTCCCCGGCGATCGGTTCGCGAAACCGCCGCACGCGTTTGGCGATCCATTCGCGACGAAACGCGTCGATGACGTTTTGGGCGACGGTCGTCGCGCGCAGGGCCGCGAGTTCGGCCTCGATACCGAAGCCCTGCGCGAGGAACCGTTCCAGATGCGGCGCGACCGCGACCAGCAGCCCGGACAGCGCCTCGGGTTCGAACGTCTCGCCGGCGCGCAGCGCGGCCAGTCGCGCCGCGAGTTCCGGCTCGGCGGCGACAAGGCGTTCGCGAAACAGCGCGTCCAGACGCGCAAGCCCCGCCGGGCCCTGCAGGTCCGCCCAGCTCAGGCCGTCAAAACGCAGCTTCAGGGTCGGCGACATGGCTTGGACCGGCCGGTGGCCGGCCGCTGGCGGTCAGTGTTCGCGATGCGAGGAAAACGAAATCCGGTCGAGCACGCCCATCAGCACGGCCGAGACCACGAAGGTCAGGTGGATGATCACATACCACATGAGCTTTTCGGCATCGATCTGCTGGGCGTTCATGAACATGCGCAGCAGATGGATCGACGAAATCGCGACGATGGAGGCGGCGACCTTGAGCTTCAGCGTGCCGGCGTCGAGCTTGCCCAGCCAGTCGAGCTTCTCGGCGCCCTCCTCGACATCGATCCGCGAGACGAAGTTCTCGTAGCCCGAGAACATCACCATGACCACGAGGCTCGCGACCAGCGCCATGTCGATCAGCGACAGGATCGTCAGCACCATGTCGGCCTCGGCCATCACGACGACGTGCGAGAGCACGTGCCAGACCTCCTGGAAAAATTTGATCGCCAGCGCGACCAGCGCCAGCGACAGCGCTAGATAGACCGGCGCAAGAATCCAGCGGCTTGCGAACAGGGCGCGTTCGATCAGTCGTTCCAGCGTGAGCATGGCGGTCCCGGGCGGAAAATCGGCCGCCGATGGTAGCAAAAGCCGTGGCCGGGGCGTTTGAACCGGCGACCCGCTGCCCCCATCATCGGCAGCAGACCCGCACCCGCCACGGCCAGGCCATGCAGTTCAAAGACTATTACGACACGCTCGGCGTCAAACGCTCCGCAACGGCGGACGAGATCAAGCGCGCCTACCGCAAACTCGCCCGCAAGTACCACCCGGACGTCTCCAAGGAGCCGGACGCCGAGGCCCGCTTC contains these protein-coding regions:
- a CDS encoding TIGR00645 family protein translates to MERLIERALFASRWILAPVYLALSLALVALAIKFFQEVWHVLSHVVVMAEADMVLTILSLIDMALVASLVVMVMFSGYENFVSRIDVEEGAEKLDWLGKLDAGTLKLKVAASIVAISSIHLLRMFMNAQQIDAEKLMWYVIIHLTFVVSAVLMGVLDRISFSSHREH
- a CDS encoding FAD-dependent oxidoreductase — protein: MSPTLKLRFDGLSWADLQGPAGLARLDALFRERLVAAEPELAARLAALRAGETFEPEALSGLLVAVAPHLERFLAQGFGIEAELAALRATTVAQNVIDAFRREWIAKRVRRFREPIAGDFAALDAALDRLLADAGLEGSDREHAIAQYAMGLDASSPEASTLLHWCVLAQRDPAGQAAVAGWRSFRSPQRVDHAQLVALEPVPGDELRRRQGPSVNHRPRDGFALTDPRMDRRNVQAEVNYCVFCHDHDGDFCSKGFPEKKGAPELGLKVNPLGEVLTGCPLGEKISEMHLLKRDGHAIAALAVAMIDNPMLPATGHRICNDCMKACIYQKQQPVDIPQIETRVLTDVLALPWGVELYDLLARFNPLRATQPCMRSYNGTKVLIAGLGPAGFTMAHHLSMEGCAVVGIDGLKLEPLPRELLDAPVRDYAMLEEPLESRVMSGFGGVAEYGITVRWDKNFLKLIHLALARRATFQAFGGVRLGGTLTLDDAWREGFDHVCIATGAGLPKVIPMGHSLARGMRQANDFLMALQLTGAAKRDSIANLQVRLPAVVIGGGLTAVDAATEVQAYYVVQVEKTLTRYERLVDSIGESAARARLDAENNGVLDEFLAHGRAVRAVRAQAEQAGIAPDFLPLLRGWGGVTIAYRRSLNESPAYLRNHEEVVRALEEGIYYAEALEPLRAELDQHEHVEAVVFRRRERAEDGRWLEKWSELRLPARAVLIAAGASPNTVYETEHRGTFQLDGRHFLPHVCHHDQLQPVDVAAHAKAREFGPFTSYSSNGHTVTFIGDTHPVFHGSVVKAIASAQRSYPYVLKAIADCAPVVDGHGEASELRAFYARMSERLVARVARVLTGDPGVIELHVRAPQAAANFRPGQFFRLQTYEHAAPVVHGTRVQIPVQTVSGAGVDGDMVRLMLLRGGANAEIAARLQADEPVVLMGPTGAPAHLPRDRDVLVIAGAWGAAVMLDLGPALRAAGNRVHYIAAYGSREQCYARAELEQAADRILWACARGEAIENARAGDRSVIEGDVIALLERAAAGEFGAEWKPGSIEQVYVMGSTGLLAALQGRWHSELRAHFAPDVAITGTVGTPMQCMLKGVCGQCLQWQIDPETGERTRAVFACAMQDQPLEWIDLDNLAARQAQNRLSEHLTNLWVRHLLDHGRETP
- a CDS encoding methyltransferase domain-containing protein, with amino-acid sequence MKNSGGSWAYRLRRARFLRGHAVALSDRPLPAAKITVVIPVYTRPQNLPHLLRAPLACPFVERIVISNSNTAIDVRAFIPYDDPRIVAINEPRRFGVGVRWLRCAEHPAEFYLSFDDDVFLSTAAIYELVERLLARPGAPAGIRGGRFLETGERWVGTGPVDTLWGVFCFTRAQLDRCIAIAGRLGIDLGELRNGEDVLLSLAGDMRPEARWHDNLFCHSYRSAEAIHKREDGFDSQRRELHARTLRLVSRGGELYRAPSRLHLGCGTDPRFGYWNVDIAPLPQVDVQLDLARGRLPFADASIDEVLCIDILEHLDRYPELLAEIHRVLKPGGTLHAQVPHFSCWCAYADPTHRRLFSIETFGFFAGDVGRDYYFDFRFAAIRELRLTFESGRWLVRRVARWVNADVGHMRRWERTALARLFPAMNIVAELVR